A region of Paenibacillus sp. JNUCC-31 DNA encodes the following proteins:
- a CDS encoding NHL repeat-containing protein encodes MARTVKRWLVLLAAVSLLLVNAVPAAASPAPYESYNYNYWQEAVPSPDAYLPQRTISGSDLGIGEFKDPGDVNVSPSGQIYILDSGNNRLVVLDSDYKLLRVVEGFMMDGSKESFNAPGGLFVDEEERVYIADTGNSRVVVLDAEGKLIHTITKPESDIIATNAQFQPLKLTVDRVGRLYVVAQGVYEGIMQFDEHGQFIGYVGTNKVERDYGEYIWRMLSTKAQRAQMVLFVPTEFSNVDIDSKGFVYATNIDPGSNEPIKRLNPSGEDVLKRFGYFDVKGDVRFRNNPGPSKLIDVKVLGNGMYSVLDATQNRVFTYDDEGHLLYVYGGKGNQVGTLKTPVAMEQSGDHQLVLDRGKNNLVIYEPTRFGASVNEAVALHYQGEDTEAVHIWQEVLKLNANYDIAYIGIGKSLLMEKKNEEALGYFELGMDRKSYSVAFKRHRREMMKEHLGTFLTLAIALIFILILARVAVKWRRRRQMDREAGLH; translated from the coding sequence ATGGCACGCACAGTGAAAAGATGGCTTGTTCTCCTGGCGGCAGTATCGCTGCTGCTGGTGAATGCCGTGCCTGCGGCAGCGTCCCCGGCGCCGTATGAGAGCTATAACTATAACTACTGGCAAGAGGCTGTTCCTTCACCGGATGCCTATCTGCCTCAGCGAACCATATCGGGCAGCGACCTGGGCATAGGTGAATTTAAAGATCCCGGTGATGTGAATGTATCTCCCTCCGGGCAGATTTATATTTTGGATAGCGGAAACAACCGACTTGTTGTGCTGGACTCGGATTATAAGCTGCTGCGGGTGGTCGAAGGATTTATGATGGACGGCAGCAAGGAGAGTTTCAATGCTCCAGGTGGATTATTCGTGGATGAAGAGGAACGAGTATACATCGCTGATACAGGGAACAGCCGCGTGGTTGTGCTGGATGCGGAAGGCAAACTGATCCATACCATTACGAAGCCGGAGTCCGATATCATCGCGACCAATGCTCAGTTCCAACCGCTGAAATTGACTGTGGATCGGGTAGGACGCTTGTATGTGGTGGCTCAGGGTGTTTACGAAGGAATAATGCAGTTTGACGAGCATGGTCAATTCATCGGATACGTCGGTACCAACAAGGTGGAACGGGACTACGGCGAATACATTTGGCGGATGCTTTCAACCAAAGCCCAACGGGCACAGATGGTTTTGTTTGTACCGACCGAGTTTTCCAATGTGGATATCGACTCCAAAGGGTTCGTGTATGCGACCAATATCGACCCCGGTTCCAACGAACCGATCAAACGGCTCAACCCATCCGGCGAGGATGTGCTGAAACGATTTGGTTATTTTGATGTCAAAGGAGATGTCAGGTTCCGCAACAACCCGGGTCCGTCCAAACTGATTGATGTGAAGGTACTGGGTAACGGTATGTACAGTGTGCTGGATGCAACGCAGAATCGGGTGTTTACTTATGATGATGAAGGTCATCTGCTCTACGTATATGGAGGCAAAGGCAATCAGGTGGGCACACTCAAAACACCAGTAGCCATGGAACAATCCGGGGATCATCAGCTGGTGCTGGATCGGGGGAAAAACAATCTGGTGATCTATGAGCCAACACGGTTCGGAGCCAGCGTGAATGAAGCGGTTGCCCTTCATTATCAGGGTGAGGATACAGAAGCTGTCCATATCTGGCAAGAAGTGCTGAAGCTGAACGCCAACTATGATATTGCCTATATCGGTATTGGCAAGTCCCTGCTGATGGAGAAGAAAAACGAGGAAGCCCTGGGTTATTTCGAACTGGGGATGGATCGCAAAAGTTACTCTGTCGCGTTCAAAAGACATCGGCGGGAGATGATGAAGGAGCATTTGGGGACCTTTCTGACGCTTGCCATCGCGCTGATTTTCATTCTGATCCTGGCCCGAGTGGCGGTTAAATGGAGACGGAGGAGGCAAATGGACCGTGAAGCAGGATTACATTAA